Proteins from one Gossypium raimondii isolate GPD5lz chromosome 8, ASM2569854v1, whole genome shotgun sequence genomic window:
- the LOC105790368 gene encoding uncharacterized protein LOC105790368 → MSIPKELEQVMKLRGGSVLGKKTILKSDHFPGCQNKRLSPQIDGAPNYRQADSLRVHGVAIPTIVGIHNVLKHIGAQKGGKAHVLWINLREEPVVYINGRPFVLRDVERPFSNLEYTGINRDRVEQMEARLKEDILLEAARYGNKILVTDELPDGQMVDQWERVSCDSVKTPLEVYEKLQVEGYLVDYERVPITDEKSPKELDFDIVVNKISQADISTEVVFNCQMGRGRTTTGMVIATLAYLNRIGASGIPRNDSIGRVSDYASNVTDNLPNSEDAIRRGEYAVIRSLIRVLEGGVEGKRQVDKVIDKCASMQNLREAIATYRNSILRQPDEMKREAALSFFVEYLERYYFLICFAVYIHSERAALRSSSSGHTSFADWMKARPELYSIIRRLLRRDPMGALGYASLKPSLTKSVESADRRPHEVGVVAAMRSGEVLGSQTVLKSDHCPGCQNVSLPERVEGAPNFREVPGFPVFGVANPTIDGIRSVLQRIGSSKGGRPVFWHNMREEPVVYINGKPFVLREVERPYKNMLEYSGIDRERVERMEARLKEDILREAESYEGAIMVIHETKDGQIFDAWEHVNSDSIQTPLEVFKSLEDDGFPIKYARVPITDGKAPKSSDFDRLAANIASASKDTAFVFNCQMGRGRTTTGTVIACLVKLRIDYGRPIKVLPGDVNHEQADGSSSSGEESGSDATRLISSTVKVRTKNEQGRAFGIDDILLLWKITRLFDNGVECREVLDAIIDRCSALQNIRQAVLHYRKVFNQQHIEPRVRRVALNRGAEYLERYFRLIAFAAYLGSEAFDSFCGQGECKMSFKNWLHQRPEVQAMKWSIRLRPGRFFTVPEELRAPHELQHGDAVMEAIVKTRNGSVLGKGSILKMYFFPGQRTSSHIQIHGAPHVFKVDGYPLYSMATPTITGAKEMLAFLGARSIAGVAGQKVVVTDLREEAVVYINGTPFVLRELNKPVDTLKHVGITGPVVEHMEARLKEDILSEVRQSGGRMLLHREEFSPSSNQSSVVGYWENIFTDDVKTAAELYAALKDEGYNIEYRRIPLTREREALASDVDEIQNCQDDSAGCYLYVSHTGFGGVAYAMAIICCRLDAEVNFGTSNAQSLGDAHLNSTPEENLPSWTSEEEARRMGDYRDILSLTRVLMHGPKSKANVDTIIERCAGAGHLRDDILHYSKELEKVPSDDDENRACIMDMGVKAMRRYFFLITFRSYLYSTSPIKMKFTTWMDARPELGHLCNNLRIDK, encoded by the exons ATGTCGATACCAAAGGAGTTAGAACAAGTGATGAAACTGAGAGGTGGTTCGGTGTTGGGTAAAAAGACCATTCTCAAGAGCGACCATTTCCCTGGATGCCAAAACAAGCGATTATCTCCCCAGATCGATGGTGCTCCTAATTACCGTCAG GCAGATTCATTGCGTGTTCATGGTGTTGCAATTCCTACAATTGTTGGAATACACAATGTTCTTAAGCATATTGGAGCCCAAAAGGGTGGGAAAGCACATGTTCTTTGGATTAATCTTCGGGAGGAACCG GTTGTGTATATTAATGGACGCCCCTTTGTTTTACGTGATGTGGAAAGGCCCTTCTCCAACCTTGAATATACG GGAATCAATAGGGACAGAGTTGAGCAAATGGAAGCTCGATTAAAGGAAGATATCCTGTTGGAAGCTGCTAG ATATGGAAATAAGATCCTTGTCACTGATGAACTGCCAGATGGTCAGATGGTGGACCAGTGGGAACGAGTATCCTGTGATTCTGTGAAGACACCTTTGGAG GTTTATGAAAAATTGCAAGTCGAAGGGTACTTGGTTGACTATGAGCGTGTGCCTATAACAGATGAAAAGTCACCAAAGGAGCTGGATTTTGATATTGTG GttaataaaatttctcaagCTGACATAAGCACAGAGGTTGTTTTTAATTGTCAAATGGGACGAGGAAGAACAACTACTGGCATGGTGATTGCTACTTTGGCTTATCTCAACAGAATTGGAGCGTCTG GCATTCCAAGGAATGACTCAATAGGGAGAGTTTCTGACTATGCTTCTAATGTCACTGACAATCTGCCCAATTCTGAGGATGCAATTCGTAGAGGAGAATATGCGGTCATAAGAAGCCTGATTCGGGTCCTAGAG GGTGGTGTCGAAGGGAAAAGACAAGTGGACAAGGTCATTGACAAATGCGCGTCCATGCAG AACTTAAGAGAAGCAATTGCCACTTATCGCAATAGTATCCTTCGTCAGCCAGATGAGATGAAGAGGGAAGCAGCACTTTCGTTTTTTGTGGAGTACTTGGAGAGATATTACTTTCTAATATGCTTTGCTGTATACATCCACTCAGAGAGGGCAGCTCTCCGTTCTAGTTCCTCTGGTCATACAAGTTTTGCTGACTGGATGAAGGCAAGGCCAGAGCTATATAGCATTATTCGCAG GTTGCTTCGGAGGGATCCGATGGGTGCACTTGGATATGCAAGTCTGAAGCCATCTTTGACAAAGAGTGTTGAATCTGCTGATCGTCGCCCTCATGAAGTGGGTGTAGTTGCTGCTATGAGGAGCGGAGAGGTTCTTGGCAGCCAGACTGTCCTAAAAAGTGACCACTGTCCTGGTTGTCAAAATGTAAGCTTACCAGAGAGAGTAGAGGGTGCTCCTAACTTCAGAGAGGTTCCTGGGTTTCCTGTTTTTGGAGTCGCAAATCCAACTATCGATGGAATTCGATCTGTCCTTCAAAGGATTGGCAGCTCCAAAGGTGGTCGTCCAGTTTTTTGGCACAATATGCGGGAAGAACCTGTCGTTTACATTAATGGAAAGCCATTTGTTCTCCGTGAGGTTGAAAGACCCTACAAAAACATGTTGGAGTACTcg GGAATTGATCGTGAAAGAGTGGAGAGAATGGAAGCGCGGTTGAAGGAAGATATCCTGCGAGAAGCTGAAAGCTATGAGGGTGCTATAATGGTCATTCATGAAACAAAGGATGGTCAAATATTTGATGCTTGGGAACATGTCAACTCTGATTCTATACAAACTCCACTAGAAGTTTTTAAAAGCTTAGAGGATGATGGTTTTCCCATTAAATATGCTCGTGTGCCCATTACCGATGGGAAAGCTCCCAAAAGTTCAGACTTTGATAGACTAGCTGCAAACATTGCTTCTGCTTCAAAGGATACTGCTTTTGTGTTCAATTGCCAg ATGGGCAGAGGGAGGACAACAACTGGTACTGTTATAGCTTGCCTTGTGAAGCTCCGTATTGATTATGGGAGACCAATTAAAGTTCTGCCTGGCGATGTTAACCATGAACAGGCAGATGGGAGCTCCTCTAGTGGTGAAGAAAGTGGAAGTGATGCAACTAGATTGATTTCTAGTACTGTTAAAGTGAGAACTAAAAATGAGCAAGGCCGTGCATTTGGCATTGATGATATCCTACTTTTGTGGAAGATAACAAGATTATTTGATAATGGGGTGGAGTGCCGTGAGGTCCTAGATGCTATTATTGATAGATGTTCAGCACTACAGAACATACGGCAAGCAGTTCTGCACTATAGGAAGGTGTTCAACCAACAGCATATTGAGCCGAGGGTGAGGAGAGTAGCTCTGAACCGTGGAGCCGAGTACTTGGAGCGGTACTTTCGCTTAATTGCTTTTGCTGCATATCTTGGCAGTGAAGCATTTGATAGTTTTTGTGGACAAGGAGAATGTAAGATGTCATTTAAGAATTGGTTGCATCAGAGACCAGAGGTTCAAGCAATGAAATGGAGTATAAGATTAAGGCCTGGGCGATTTTTCACCGTTCCT GAGGAGTTAAGAGCACCACATGAACTGCAACATGGAGATGCTGTTATGGAAGCCATTGTAAAGACGCGAAATGGTTCTGTCTTGGGAAAAGGCTCTATACTTAAAATGTACTTCTTTCCTGGTCAGAGAACTTCCAGCCACATCCAAATACATGGTGCACCACATGTCTTTAAG GTGGATGGATACCCTCTTTATAGCATGGCAACTCCAACAATTACTGGTGCCAAAGAGATGCTAGCATTTCTAGGTGCCAGGTCAATTGCAGGAGTTGCCGGTCAGAAAGTGGTGGTAACTGATCTTAGAGAAGAAGCAGTTGTGTACATTAATGGCACGCCATTTGTACTGAGGGAGTTAAATAAGCCTGTTGATACCCTAAAGCATGTCGGAATTACTGGACCTGTG GTGGAACACATGGAGGCACGGCTAAAGGAAGATATATTGTCAGAGGTTAGACAGTCTGGTGGTCGAATGCTTTTACATCGTGAAGAATTTAGTCCATCATCAAATCAGTCCAGTGTTGTGGGATACTGGGAAAACATCTTTACTGATGATGTGAAGACAGCTGCTGAACTATATGCTGCTCTAAAAGATGAGGGGTATAATATAGAATATAGGAGGATTCCATTAACTAGAGAGAGGGAGGCTTTAGCTTCTGATGTGGATGAAATCCAGAACTGTCAAGATGA CTCCGCAGGGTGTTACCTTTATGTATCACACACTGGATTTGGAGGAGTTGCATACGCGATGGCAATCATTTGCTGCAGACTTGATGCAGAGGTGAACTTTGGAACATCCAATGCACAATCATTGGGCGATGCACATCTCAATTCTACACCTGAAGAAAACTTGCCATCCTGGACTTCTGAAGAAGAAGCACGAAGGATGGGTGATTACCGTGACATTCTAAGCCTTACAAGAGTTCTCATGCATGGTCCCAAAAGCAAAGCAAATGTTGATACTATTATTGAAAG GTGTGCTGGTGCAGGGCATTTACGAGATGATATCCTCCATTATAGTAAGGAACTTGAGAAGGTCCCAAGCGACGATGATGAGAATCGAGCATGCATCATGGATATGGGCGTTAAGGCTATGAG GCGTTATTTCTTCCTCATCACGTTCCGATCTTACCTATACAGTACATCTCCAATTAAGATGAAATTCACAACTTGGATGGATGCAAGGCCTGAATTAGGACATCTCTGTAATAATCTTAGAATTGATAAATAG
- the LOC105790369 gene encoding germin-like protein subfamily 2 member 4, with protein sequence MSFMAAAKVFACPFVFVALFSLVASDPDLLQDLCVANKAAGIKVNGFPCKDEANVTEADFFYSGLANPGVINNAVGSVATGANVEKISGLNTLGVSLARIDYAPGGLNPPHTHPRATEIIFVLDGELDVGFITTSNKLISKSVKKGDVFVFPRGLVHFQKNNGDKSASVIAGFNSQLPGTQSIAATLFTSTPAVPDNVLTKTFQIGTKEVDKIKNKLAPKKT encoded by the exons atGTCTTTCATGGCGGCTGCTAAGGTTTTTGCGTGTCCTTTCGTCTTTGTTGCCCTCTTCAGCTTGGTTGCTTCTGATCCTGATCTTCTCCAAGATCTCTGCGTAGCTAATAAAGCTGCTG GGATAAAGGTTAATGGATTTCCATGCAAGGACGAAGCCAATGTTACCGAAGCTGATTTTTTTTATAGCGGATTAGCCAATCCAGGAGTCATCAACAACGCGGTTGGATCAGTGGCAACAGGAGCCAATGTCGAGAAAATCTCAGGGCTCAACACCCTCGGCGTCTCGCTTGCTCGGATCGACTATGCACCAGGTGGCCTTAACCCCCCTCACACTCACCCACGAGCCACCGAGATCATCTTCGTTCTCGACGGTGAATTAGACGTGGGGTTCATCACCACATCAAACAAGTTGATCTCCAAATCGGTCAAGAAAGGCGACGTTTTCGTGTTCCCAAGGGGATTGGTTCATTTCCAGAAGAACAACGGCGACAAATCGGCATCCGTTATAGCAGGATTTAACAGCCAATTGCCTGGAACTCAATCTATTGCCGCAACATTGTTTACATCGACACCGGCTGTCCCAGACAATGTGTTGACAAAGACCTTTCAAATTGGCACCAAAGAAGTtgacaaaatcaaaaacaaGCTAGCCCCGAAGAAAACTTAG